A window of Cucurbita pepo subsp. pepo cultivar mu-cu-16 chromosome LG06, ASM280686v2, whole genome shotgun sequence contains these coding sequences:
- the LOC111797491 gene encoding probable carboxylesterase 17 yields MCSTSYSIFRARMALIGEAPGFLEVYSDGSVRRLIPEVVVSTDNQSSKNYKFKDVVIDPKKPVTGRLFLPNVTGNHVAKLPILVYFHGGGFCIGSTTWMGYHHFLGGLAVASNCVILSIDYRLAPENRLPAAYEDCYSSLEWLAHQASCFEPWLQNADLSRVFLSGDSAGGNIVHHVAVKTMKTNISNMTLKGLMLIHPYFGSEKRTEKEKAEGVEGFVEMNDMFWRLSIPKGSNRDYFGCNYENNTQEMSKEEWSKFPNVVVFVAGLDFLKERGELYVNFLQQKRVKVVKLIEAVDESHVFHVFRPESESTRLLQMQMTQFMNTFN; encoded by the exons ATGTGCTCGACAAGCTATTCAA TATTTCGTGCACGAATGGCATTGATAGGAGAAGCACCGGGGTTCCTTGAAGTATACTCTGATGGGTCAGTTCGACGCTTGATTCCTGAAGTCGTCGTCTCAACTGATAACCAATCATCTAAGAATTATAAGTTCAAGGATGTCGTTATCGACCCCAAAAAGCCAGTTACCGGAAGGTTGTTTCTTCCTAATGTTACTGGTAATCATGTAGCAAAACTTCCTATTCTTGTTTACTTCCATGGTGGTGGCTTTTGCATTGGCTCAACTACTTGGATGGGTTACCATCACTTTCTTGGAGGCTTGGCTGTTGCATCTAATTGTGTTATCTTGTCCATCGACTATCGATTGGCACCGGAGAATCGACTTCCAGCAGCTTATGAAGATTGCTACAGCTCACTTGAGTGGCTCGCCCATCAAGCAAGTTGTTTCGAGCCATGGTTGCAAAATGCTGATCTTTCTCGAGTCTTCCTATCTGGAGACAGTGCAGGAGGCAACATTGTCCACCATGTTGCAGTCAAAACCATGAAGACCAACATTTCCAACATGACGCTCAAAGGATTGATGTTGATTCATCCGTATTTCGGGAGCGAGAAACGAACCGAGAAGGAGAAAGCAGAAGGGGTAGAAGGATTTGTGGaaatgaatgatatgttttgGAGATTGAGCATACCGAAAGGTAGCAACCGTGATTATTTCGGATGTAACTACGAGAATAATACACAAGAAATGAGTAAAGAAGAGTGGAGTAAGTTCCCAAATGTGGTGGTTTTTGTGGCTGGCTTGGATTTCTTGAAGGAAAGGGGAGAGTTATATGTAAACTTCTTGCAGCAAAAGAGGGTAAAAGTGGTTAAGCTGATAGAAGCTGTAGATGAGTCTCATGTATTTCATGTATTCCGTCCCGAATCCGAGTCCACCCGCTTGCTTCAAATGCAGATGACTCAATTCATGAACACCTTTAATTAA